A genomic region of Tigriopus californicus strain San Diego chromosome 1, Tcal_SD_v2.1, whole genome shotgun sequence contains the following coding sequences:
- the LOC131881066 gene encoding uncharacterized protein LOC131881066 yields the protein MPNDEDIQDQFIAAVSPKLPSFWPTRVRVWFIRAEAEFNLRNITQDETKWSLVVAALDETTAGRILNLLEHPPATDKYRAIKDKLTATFSLSRRERATALLNIGELGDRRPSELMDEMLALLGDETKNFLFEELFLQKMPESI from the coding sequence atgccaaatgatgaAGACATTCAAGACCAGTTCATCGCGGCCGTCAGCCCCAAACTCCCGTCATTTTGGCCCACGCGGGTCAGAGTTTGGTTCATCCGTGCCGAGGCCGAGTTCAACCTCCGGAACATCACCCAGGACGAGACCAAGTGGTCACTCGTCGTCGCCGCCCTCGACGAGACCACCGCTGGACGAATCCTCAACCTTCTGGAGCACCCGCCGGCTACGGACAAATACAGGGCCATCAAGGACAAACTCACCGCTACTTTCAGCTTGAGCCGCCGGGAACGCGCGACGGCTCTTCTGAACATCGGGGAGCTCGGCGACCGGAGGCCCTCTGAGCTGATGGACGAGATGCTAGCCTTGCTCGGCGACGAAACCAAGAACTTCCTCTTCGAGGAACTGTTCCTCCAGAAGATGCCAGAGTCCATCTGA